The Benincasa hispida cultivar B227 chromosome 11, ASM972705v1, whole genome shotgun sequence genome has a segment encoding these proteins:
- the LOC120089832 gene encoding outer envelope pore protein 24, chloroplastic, protein MGEKKSENIVLHLDRVRPRLSPSLLTMKATLKTKYDADKSGAASTLAVNAGDVKLRASITDATIINGPSLNGLALAVEKPGFFIVDYNVPKKDLRFQFMNTVKVAEKPLNLTYIHSWADNRTVLDGTLVLDSANKVSANHALGSGNCKLKYTYVHEGATTFEPSYDVAKNSWDFAVSRKVYGDDVFKATYQTTSKALGLEWTRNLKSSGNFKIVASVNLADESKRPKVTAESTWNFEV, encoded by the exons atgggagaaaaaaaaagtgaaaatataGTTTTGCATCTGGACAGGGTTAGACCTCGCTTATCTCCTTCACTATTAACAATGAAGGCAACTCTGAAGACCAAGTACGACGCTGACAAAAGCGGCGCCGCCTCCACTTTGGCTGTTAACGCCGGCGACGTCAAGCTCCGAGCATCCATTACCGACGCCACAATCATCAACGGTCCTAGTTTAAATGGCCTTGCTCTTGCCGTCGAGAAACCAGGCTTCTTCATAGTCGACTACaatgtccccaaaaag GATCTTCGCTTTCAGTTTATGAATACTGTTAAGGTAGCGGAGAAGCCTTTGAATTTGACTTACATCCATAGTTGGGCCGATAACAGAACAGTTCTCGACGGGACCTTAGTCCTTGATTCAGCTAACAAGGTTTCTGCTAATCATGCTCTTGGCTCTGGAAATTGTAAATTGAAGTACACATATGTGCACGAGGGGGCGACCACTTTTGAACCTTCTTACGATGTTGCAAAGAATTCGTGGGACTTTGCTGTTTCAAGGAAGGTCTATGGTGATGATGTATTCAAGGCTACGTACCAGACTACATCCAAGGCACTGGGATTAGAGTGGACAAGGAATTTGAAGTCAAGCGGAAATTTCAAG ATTGTAGCATCGGTCAATTTGGCAGATGAATCAAAAAGGCCAAAAGTAACTGCAGAATCGACATGGAACTTTGAAGtgtaa
- the LOC120089815 gene encoding putative leucine-rich repeat-containing protein DDB_G0290503, translating to MDSDDDLQLLSSPGLDSPLVSGRKLKRLKKASGFSQDLRNIDERFSSGLLGEFSRIDDRLDDGLKIRELSAVEPEAEDSDKLNGQDLDEFDEVQQSGSGSRDLDDGGNLGVSLGLDGEENDSRVEKGLEFDAVAGTDEKAEDQSLGMGAESGDALVDELEKKRPSLVAFEDEREAKRRKSKNKRLKSSGEPGDFNETALSKRTLEKERREYVQQLRAESQRLLRDTRGAAFKPMPLVQKPISSVLEKIRRRKLELSRKSINIGNTILDCDDEDDDNYQFTEVVIKHRLSVEGRADSVEKECENMDQHPADEDNQRDSMCIDERSNGINMPPEKERATDEVTETFRAPVNDTQELFSDSQTNNGDNVSNEMSKNLLQENFMPSVLATNLILESAPLDDVMNETSSSHLQENFTPSVLAMNLRLDSAALDEDSDEEDNDKENVNPHPHGLSDLPSSASGDPVKAFVDDEAEEEDDSDHDMRFQDDEEDEDTDLEELQDMIATAYEENPLDNEKRNELHQKWLEQQDAAGTEDLLQKLKYGSKPTKQSLLEDENNEGENDDFECCEDAAEDSLPLDVARMNIRKVKEMLPQMYTDKDDHYISDDDETDRKLARERVFDKADGKSTFLSPAEDESTREVFGLIKKLNVVPDVKKRRKAQLFSDSPLTGVGKNTSSKSSFLGRSSNLSLSSSHKHGSSANNRSFIFGRDDSNSRSAIPTMEETSDQGQSENNKATRISSAKFSYSQVRPSAQNTVPEIKSGSSLFDILRQSSLQLQRKPCTFGEESSQMSSAFASFKLEKTHMKKPIKTEGRF from the exons ATGGATAGTGACGATGATCTCCAGTTACTCTCTTCTCCCGGGCTCGATTCCCCTCTTGTTTCTGGGAGGAAGCTGAAGCGGTTGAAGAAAGCAAGTGGTTTCTCCCAGGATTTACGGAACATCGATGAAAGATTTTCGAGTGGATTGTTAGGGGAATTTTCGAGGATCGATGATCGGCTTGATGATGGCCTTAAGATTCGTGAATTGAGTGCGGTGGAACCTGAAGCGGAAGATTCCGATAAATTGAACGGCCAAGATCTGGATGAGTTCGACGAGGTTCAACAATCGGGATCTGGATCGAGGGATTTGGATGATGGTGGGAATTTGGGAGTTAGTCTTGGCCTGGATGGTGAGGAAAATGATTCTCGAGTGGAGAAGGGCTTGGAATTTGATGCTGTGGCTGGAACTGATGAAAAAGCTGAAGATCAAAGTCTGGGGATGGGAGCGGAAAGTGGCGATGCGTTGGTAGATGAGCTGGAGAAGAAACGGCCAAGTTTGGTCGCATTTGAGGATGAGAGAGAAGCGAAGAGGAGGAAATCGAAGAACAAAAGACTCAAGAGCAGTGGAGAGCCTGGAGATTTCAACGAGACTGCGCTCTCCAAAAGAACTCTTGAGAAG GAGAGAAGAGAATACGTTCAGCAACTCCGCGCTGAGTCTCAGAGACTTTTGCGAG ATACTAGAGGAGCAGCATTCAAGCCCATGCCACTTGTTCAGAAGCCGATATCTTCAGTTTTGGAGAAGATCCGACGAAGGAAGCTTGAGCTCTCTAGGAA ATCTATCAATATTGGGAATACCATTTTGGACTGCGACGACGAAGATGATGACAATTATCAGTTCACGGAGGTTGTAATCAAGCATAGGTTGTCTGTAGAAGGGAGGGCAGATTCTGTAGAAAAAGAATGTGAGAATATGGATCAGCATCCCGCTGATGAGGATAATCAAAGAGATTCAATGTGTATAGACGAACGAAGTAATGGGATAAACATGCCTCCAGAGAAGGAAAGG GCTACCGATGAGGTCACAGAAACATTTCGGGCTCCTGTTAATGACACTCAG GAACTCTTTTCTGATTCCCAAACAAACAATGGAGATAATGTATCAAACGAGATGTCCAAAAATCTCCTGCAAGAAAATTTTATGCCATCTGTATTGGCAACGAATTTAATTCTTGAATCTGCTCCTCTTGATGATGTGATGAACGAGACATCCAGCAGTCATCTGCAAGAAAATTTCACACCATCCGTATTGGCAATGAATTTAAGGCTCGATTCTGCAGCCCTTGATGAAGA CTCTGATGAAGAGGATAATGACAAGGAGAAtgttaatccacatccacatgGTTTGTCAGACTTGCCTTCATCAGCAAGCGGGGATCCTGTTAAAGCTTTTGTTGATGATGAAGctgaggaagaagatgacagTGACCATGATATGCGTTTCCAAGATGATGAGGAAGATGAGGACACTGATTTAGAAGAGCTTCAAGATATGATAGCAACTGCATATGAAGAAAATCCATTAGACAATGAAAAACGTAATGAACTCCATCAGAAGTGGCTTGAACAGCAAGATGCTGCTGGAACAGAAGATCTTCTGCAGAAGTTGAAATATGGCTCAAAACCTACTAAACAATCTTTGCTGGAAGATGAAAATAACGAGggagaaaatgatgattttgaATGTTGTGAAGATGCTGCAGAAGATTCTCTTCCACTGGATGTGGCTCGAATGAACATTAGAAAAGTAAAGGAAATGCTTCCTCAAATGTATACAGATAAAGATGATCACTACATTTCTGATGATGACGAAACAGACAGAAAGCTAGCAAGAGAACGTGTATTTGATAAAGCT GATGGAAAATCCACATTTCTGTCGCCTGCTGAGGATGAGAGCACTAGAGAAGTTTTTGGCCTTATCAAGAAGCTGAATGTTGTACCTGATGTAAAGAAGAGACGCAAAGCACAAT TGTTTTCGGACTCTCCACTAACCGGTGTAGGCAAGAACACATCTTCAAAG TCATCTTTCTTAGGCCGAAGTTCAAATTTATCTCTTTCTTCATCTCATAAGCATGGATCATCAGCCAACAATCGTTCTTTCATTTTTGGTCGAGACGATAGCAACAGCAGGAGTGCAATTCCAACAATGGAGGAAACTTCTGATCAG GGCCAGAGTGAAAATAATAAAGCTACAAGGATTTCTTCAGCTAAGTTTAGTTACTCTCAAGTGAGACCAAGTGCACAGAACACCGTTCCTGAAATTAAATCAGGGAGTTCATTGTTTGATATATTAAGGCAATCTTCTTTGCAACTTCAACGCAAACCATGCACTTTTGGGGAGGAGTCTAGCCAAATGAGTTCTGCATTTGCTTCATTCAAATTGGAGAAGACACACATGAAGAAGCCAATAAAGACTGAAGGGAGATTCTAA
- the LOC120091857 gene encoding COP9 signalosome complex subunit 4: MESAFASASAISDQRQKIEQYKHILYNVLSSNDRVQAKKFIDHTLSDEVPLVVSRQLLQTLAQELGKLEGETQREIAHYILAQIQPRVVSFEEQVLIIREKLAELYESEQQWSKAAQMLSGIDLDSGMRVIDESYRLSKCVQIARLYLEDDDAVNAEAFINKASFLVSNSQHEVLNLQYKVCYARILDLKRKFLEAALRYYDISQIEKRQIGDEEIDEEALEQALSAAVTCTILAAAGPQRSRVLATLYKDERCSKLKIYPILQKVYLERILRKPEIDAFAKELKPHQQALLSDNFTVLDRAMIEHNLLSASKLYTNISFEELGTLLGIPPHKAEKIASRMIYEDRMRGSIDQVEAVIHFEDDIEELQQWDQQIVGLCQALNDILDSMANKGVSLPV; the protein is encoded by the exons ATGGAGAGCGCCTTTGCGAGCGCCTCTGCTATATCAGACCAGAGGCAGAAGATCGAACAGTATAAGCACATTCTGTATAATGTTTTATCCTCAAACGATAGGGTTCAAGCCAAGAAGTTTATCGATCACA CACTATCTGATGAAGTTCCACTCGTAGTTTCGCGGCAGCTATTGCAGACTCTAGCGCAAGAGTTGGGGAAGTTGGAGGGGGAGACTCAGAGAGAGATTGCCCATTACATACTCGCTCAGATTCAGCCGCGCGTCGTCTCTTTCGAGGAGCAG GTGTTGATTATTCGGGAGAAGCTTGCTGAATTGTATGAATCAGAGCAGCAATGGTCAAAAGCCGCTCAGATGCTTAGTGGCATTGATCTAGACTCTGGAATGAG GGTGATTGATGAGTCATACCGGTTGTCAAAATGTGTTCAAATTGCTCGTCTATACCTTGAG GATGATGATGCTGTCAATGCTGAGGCTTTTATCAATAAAGCTTCATTCTTGGTTAGCAATAGTCAGCACGAAGTCCTTAATTTACAATACAag GTTTGTTATGCTAGGATCTTAGACTTGAAAAGGAAGTTCTTGGAAGCAGCACTACGTTATTATGATATatctcaaattgaaaagagaCAAATAGGAGACGA aGAGATTGACGAAGAAGCTTTGGAACAAGCTTTATCTGCTGCAGTGACATGTACAATATTGGCTGCTGCTGGTCCCCAGCGATCCCGTGTTCTTGCCACATTATACAAA GATGAGCGTTGCTCGAAGTTAAAAATCTATCCAATACTGCAAAAG GTTTACTTGGAGAGAATTTTGAGAAAACCAGAAATTGATGCATTTGCTAAAGAGCTAAAGCCTCACCAG CAAGCCCTTCTGTCAGATAATTTTACTGTGTTGGATCGTGCTATGATTGAGCATAATCTTCTCAGTGCAAGCAAACTTTACACAAATATAAG CTTTGAAGAATTGGGCACTTTGCTGGGTATTCCTCCGCACAAG GCTGAGAAGATAGCATCGAGAATGATCTACGAGGACAGAATGAGGGGATCAATTGACCAG GTAGAAGCTGTTATCCATTTCGAGGACGATATTGAAGAGCTGCAGCAATGGGATCAACAG ATTGTTGGTCTCTGTCAAGCTCTGAACGACATCTTGGATAGCATGGCAAATAAAGGTGTCTCCCTTCCTGTCTAA